Proteins found in one Hyla sarda isolate aHylSar1 chromosome 7, aHylSar1.hap1, whole genome shotgun sequence genomic segment:
- the LOC130282779 gene encoding zinc finger protein 567-like isoform X1 translates to MPACFVHGCWYHWKKDDDVVLHSFPHESELVKNWLLHLNQELGDIDQLAEKISNSKKGSYRICSKHFTPEDYEVRGSSRLLKKSSFPSIFPKVLPSSHIRRRKKKKNPFAHISSDVFNEEDLAFAQRLMLMPESAVFSTGVNNFLSEHSYSSVSQEETSPSTQTVGTNTEYYPGQRHKNIQTYHLVRKSSKRIQVNRRLSQHSFGIQCNIVPLPPLLCFTSSGSDTRKWPSPSAVPVYTPVEEEEDDVEEDVMEEDDNDVEEDVMEEDDNDVVEDDVEEVEDGSEMMLNLDISLDPTDLNSSCLYGTITGGKSSPVGDPKEYQRGSTLPFDLLNSYHDSSPLWLSQSMVTNIAVENHLHFLTQQQKNGICPSISSSWVSSTGSSHMNPPDRLLHNADSLSDPLMMQTRNKMTEKILNLTLEVIFLLSGKDYTIVKKSSGEYWTPRSPPCLSGGYINVLSPITEPPLHSNIIEKNNKQKILYLTNKIIELLTGEVPIRCQDVTVCLSMEEWEYLVRHKDLYKEIMRGTHQPLPSLNGSRKRNTTEIFSQDCSKENQNTPKDHQGEELIVVKIEDMDEETTYMLGEQKFKEEEIPAAIYLGSSSSSSHIKTLHKLIQKSDPAGTNSNKMTKRILNLTMKIIHLLTGEDFAVEKKASGECQTPSSHSSMSEGWSRSQSPITMPPPHSLVNERDKQKVLRLANNIVHLLTGEVPVRCKDVTVYFSMEEWEYIEERMDLYKEVMTETHQPLTLMDDSKERNTLERCPGLTYSQDCLEDCDVPLDHQEGRDFFVVKVEDLEEKRIQVVGDHQYKEEGISIDTGPEHEMKYSCADCGKLFTDTLHLVEHQKNHLEEKPYICSECGNCFILRQELEIHQSTHREEMPFPCLDCGQCFYQNSDLVEHQRIHIAGRPFLCSECGISFTNESYLVKHKKTHTEVKPFSCLDCGKSFTLKLFLENHQKTHTMEKSCLCTECGKCFIKKSDLVVHKRFHTGENPFSCPECGKCFSQKSVLANHQRFHTGEKPFLCLYCRKPFFQKSDLVRHYRTHTGERPFSCTECGKSFTQKSVLVQHQRIHTGEKPFSCTKCGKCFTHRSNYMKHLVLHTR, encoded by the exons ATGCCAGCGTGCTTTGTCCATGGATGTTGGTATCACTGGAAGAAAGATGATGATGTTGTCCTCCATTCTTTTCCTCATGAATCCGAGCTGGTAAAGAATTGGCTTCTCCACCTGAACCAGGAGCTTGGTGACATAGATCAGCTCGCCGAGAAAATATCAAATTCCAAAAAAGGATCTTACAGAATTTGCTCTAAACACTTTACACCAGAAGATTATGAAGTAAGAGGAAGTTCAAGACTTCTTAAAAAATCATCCTTTCCCTCCATTTTTCCAAAGGTGTTGCCTTCTTCACATATacggagaaggaaaaaaaagaaaaatcctttTGCCCACATAAGTTCAGATGTCTTTAATGAAGAGGACTTGGCATTTGCCCAAAGGCTAATGTTAATGCCTGAAAGCGCAGTTTTCTCCACAGGCGTGAACAACTTTTTATCCGAACATTCTTACTCCTCTGTCTCTCAAGAAGAAACGTCTCCTTCCACTCAGACTGTTGGAACTAACACTGAGTATTACCCAGGACAAAGacataaaaatatacaaacatatCATCTTGTCCGCAAAAGCAGCAAAAGAATACAAGTGAACAGACGTTTGTCACAGCACAGCTTTGGAAtccagtgtaatatagtgccacTACCTCCTTTACTATGTTTTACAAGTTCTGGAAGTGATACCAGAAAATGGCCAAGTCCATCTGCTGTTCCTGTCTATACTCctgtggaagaggaggaggatgatgtggaggaggatgttatggaagaagatgacaatgatgtggaggaggatgttatggaagaagaTGACAATGATGTGGTGGAGGATGATGTAGAGGAAGTGGAAGATGGTAGTGAAATGATGTTAAACCTAGATATTAGTCTTGACCCAACAGACTTAAACAGTTCCTGTCTTTATGGAACCATTACAGGGGGAAAGAGCAGTCCTGTAGGCGATCCCAAAGAGTATCAAAGAGGGTCCACACTGCCATTTGATTTATTAAACAGCTATCATGATTCTTCTCCTCTGTGGCTCAGTCAGTCCATGGTTACAAATATAGCAGTGGAGAACCACCTGCACTTCCTAACCCAACAGCAGAAAAATGGGATATGCCCATCAATATCAAGTAGCTGGGTTTCTAG TACAGGATCTTCCCATATGAATCCTCCAGATAGACTACTTCACAATGCAGATTCCTTAAGTGATCCACTGATGATGCAAACAAGGAACAAGATGACCGAGAAGATATTAAACCTTACTTTGGAGGTCATCTTCTTGCTTAGTGGGAAG gaTTATACAATTGTGAAAAAGTCATCTGGTGAGTATTGGACACCCAGAAGTCCTCCTTGTCTGTCAGGGGGATATATCAATGTCCTCAGCCCCATCACAGAGCCTCCACTTCACTCAAATATAATTGAGAAAAATAATAAGCAGAAGATCCTATACCTCACCAACAAGATCATTGAgttgctgactggagag gttcctataaggtgtcaggatgtcacAGTGTGcctctccatggaggagtgggagtatttggtaagacacaaggatctgtacaagGAAATCATGAGGGGAACTCATCAGCCTCTTCCATCATTGA ATGGATCAAGAAAAAGAAATACAACAGAAATATTTTCTCAGGATTGTTCCAAGGAAAATCAAAATACCCCAAAGGATCATCAA GGTGAAGAATTAATTGTGGTTAAAATTGAAGACATGGATGAAGAAACTACATATATGTTGGGAGAACAGAAGTTTAAGGAAGAGGAAATTCCTGCTGCTATCTACTTAG GTTCCAGTTCATCTTCTTCTCATATAAAAACTCTGCATAAATTAATCCAAAAGTCTGACCCAGCAGGGACCAACAGCAATAAGATGACAAAGAGAATACTGAATCTCACCATGAAGATTATCCATCTGCTGACAGGAGAG GATTTTGCAGTAGAGAAGAAGGCATCTGGTGAGTGTCAGACCCCTAGCAGCCATTCCAGTATGTCAGAAGGATGGAGCAGGAGCCAGAGCCCCATTACGATGCCTCCACCTCACTCACTGGTAAATGAGAGAGACAAGCAGAAGGTTCTCAGACTTGCCAACAACATTGTACATCTcctaactggagag GTTCCTGTAAGGTGTAAGGATGTCACTGTCTacttctccatggaggagtgggagtatatagAAGAACGCATGGATCTTTACAAGGAGGTCATGACTGAGACTCATCAACCCCTTACTTTAATGG ATGATTCTAAAGAGAGAAATACACTAGAGAGATGTCCTGGTCTTACTTATTCCCAAGACTGTCTAGAAGATTGTGACGTCCCATTGGATCACCAG gagGGGCGTGACTTTTTTGTTGTTAAAGTTGAAGATCTAGAAGAAAAAAGAATCCAGGTTGTGGGCGATCACCAGTATAAGGAGGAAGGAATTTCTATAGATACTGGCCCAG AACATGAAATGAAATATTCATGTGCTGATTGCGGCAAGTTGTTTACGGATACATtgcatcttgttgaacatcaaaaaAATCACTTGGAGGAGAAGCCGTatatatgttcagaatgtgggaattgTTTTATACTTAGACAAGAGCTTGAGATTCATCAGAGCACTCATAGAGAGGAGATGCCTTTTCCATGTCTGGATTGTGGCCAATGCTTTTATCAGAACTCagatcttgttgaacatcaaagaattcacatagCAGGGAGGCCTTTtttatgctcagaatgtggaataTCTTTTACGAATGAATCGtatcttgttaaacataaaaaaactcaTACAGAGGTGAAGCCCTTTTCATGTTTGGATTGTGGGAAATCATTTACACTTAAACTTTTTCTTGAAAATCATCAAAAAACTCATACTATGGAGAAGTCGTGTTTATGtacagaatgtggtaaatgttttattaAGAAATCAGACCTTGTTGTACATAAGAGATTTCATACAGGGGAAAATCCTTTTTCGtgtccagaatgtggaaaatgtttttcacaGAAATCGGTTCTAGCAAATCATCAGAGATTTCACACAGGCGAAAAGCCATTTTTATGCTTATATTGTAGGAAACCTTTTTTCCAGAAATCAGACCTTGTTAGACATtatagaactcacacaggagagagaccGTTTTCATGTACAGAATGTGGGAAAAGCTTTACCCAGAAATCAGTTCTTGTTCAGCATCagcgaattcacacaggagaaaagccattttcatgtacaaaatgtggaaaatgttttacacacCGGTCAAATTATATGAAACATCTGGTTCTTCACACACGTTAA
- the LOC130282779 gene encoding zinc finger protein 567-like isoform X2 — protein sequence MPACFVHGCWYHWKKDDDVVLHSFPHESELVKNWLLHLNQELGDIDQLAEKISNSKKGSYRICSKHFTPEDYEVRGSSRLLKKSSFPSIFPKVLPSSHIRRRKKKKNPFAHISSDVFNEEDLAFAQRLMLMPESAVFSTGVNNFLSEHSYSSVSQEETSPSTQTVGTNTEYYPGQRHKNIQTYHLVRKSSKRIQVNRRLSQHSFGIQCNIVPLPPLLCFTSSGSDTRKWPSPSAVPVYTPVEEEEDDVEEDVMEEDDNDVEEDVMEEDDNDVVEDDVEEVEDGSEMMLNLDISLDPTDLNSSCLYGTITGGKSSPVGDPKEYQRGSTLPFDLLNSYHDSSPLWLSQSMVTNIAVENHLHFLTQQQKNGICPSISSSWVSSTGSSHMNPPDRLLHNADSLSDPLMMQTRNKMTEKILNLTLEVIFLLSGKDYTIVKKSSGEYWTPRSPPCLSGGYINVLSPITEPPLHSNIIEKNNKQKILYLTNKIIELLTGEVPIRCQDVTVCLSMEEWEYLVRHKDLYKEIMRGTHQPLPSLNGSRKRNTTEIFSQDCSKENQNTPKDHQGEELIVVKIEDMDEETTYMLGEQKFKEEEIPAAIYLGTNSNKMTKRILNLTMKIIHLLTGEDFAVEKKASGECQTPSSHSSMSEGWSRSQSPITMPPPHSLVNERDKQKVLRLANNIVHLLTGEVPVRCKDVTVYFSMEEWEYIEERMDLYKEVMTETHQPLTLMDDSKERNTLERCPGLTYSQDCLEDCDVPLDHQEGRDFFVVKVEDLEEKRIQVVGDHQYKEEGISIDTGPEHEMKYSCADCGKLFTDTLHLVEHQKNHLEEKPYICSECGNCFILRQELEIHQSTHREEMPFPCLDCGQCFYQNSDLVEHQRIHIAGRPFLCSECGISFTNESYLVKHKKTHTEVKPFSCLDCGKSFTLKLFLENHQKTHTMEKSCLCTECGKCFIKKSDLVVHKRFHTGENPFSCPECGKCFSQKSVLANHQRFHTGEKPFLCLYCRKPFFQKSDLVRHYRTHTGERPFSCTECGKSFTQKSVLVQHQRIHTGEKPFSCTKCGKCFTHRSNYMKHLVLHTR from the exons ATGCCAGCGTGCTTTGTCCATGGATGTTGGTATCACTGGAAGAAAGATGATGATGTTGTCCTCCATTCTTTTCCTCATGAATCCGAGCTGGTAAAGAATTGGCTTCTCCACCTGAACCAGGAGCTTGGTGACATAGATCAGCTCGCCGAGAAAATATCAAATTCCAAAAAAGGATCTTACAGAATTTGCTCTAAACACTTTACACCAGAAGATTATGAAGTAAGAGGAAGTTCAAGACTTCTTAAAAAATCATCCTTTCCCTCCATTTTTCCAAAGGTGTTGCCTTCTTCACATATacggagaaggaaaaaaaagaaaaatcctttTGCCCACATAAGTTCAGATGTCTTTAATGAAGAGGACTTGGCATTTGCCCAAAGGCTAATGTTAATGCCTGAAAGCGCAGTTTTCTCCACAGGCGTGAACAACTTTTTATCCGAACATTCTTACTCCTCTGTCTCTCAAGAAGAAACGTCTCCTTCCACTCAGACTGTTGGAACTAACACTGAGTATTACCCAGGACAAAGacataaaaatatacaaacatatCATCTTGTCCGCAAAAGCAGCAAAAGAATACAAGTGAACAGACGTTTGTCACAGCACAGCTTTGGAAtccagtgtaatatagtgccacTACCTCCTTTACTATGTTTTACAAGTTCTGGAAGTGATACCAGAAAATGGCCAAGTCCATCTGCTGTTCCTGTCTATACTCctgtggaagaggaggaggatgatgtggaggaggatgttatggaagaagatgacaatgatgtggaggaggatgttatggaagaagaTGACAATGATGTGGTGGAGGATGATGTAGAGGAAGTGGAAGATGGTAGTGAAATGATGTTAAACCTAGATATTAGTCTTGACCCAACAGACTTAAACAGTTCCTGTCTTTATGGAACCATTACAGGGGGAAAGAGCAGTCCTGTAGGCGATCCCAAAGAGTATCAAAGAGGGTCCACACTGCCATTTGATTTATTAAACAGCTATCATGATTCTTCTCCTCTGTGGCTCAGTCAGTCCATGGTTACAAATATAGCAGTGGAGAACCACCTGCACTTCCTAACCCAACAGCAGAAAAATGGGATATGCCCATCAATATCAAGTAGCTGGGTTTCTAG TACAGGATCTTCCCATATGAATCCTCCAGATAGACTACTTCACAATGCAGATTCCTTAAGTGATCCACTGATGATGCAAACAAGGAACAAGATGACCGAGAAGATATTAAACCTTACTTTGGAGGTCATCTTCTTGCTTAGTGGGAAG gaTTATACAATTGTGAAAAAGTCATCTGGTGAGTATTGGACACCCAGAAGTCCTCCTTGTCTGTCAGGGGGATATATCAATGTCCTCAGCCCCATCACAGAGCCTCCACTTCACTCAAATATAATTGAGAAAAATAATAAGCAGAAGATCCTATACCTCACCAACAAGATCATTGAgttgctgactggagag gttcctataaggtgtcaggatgtcacAGTGTGcctctccatggaggagtgggagtatttggtaagacacaaggatctgtacaagGAAATCATGAGGGGAACTCATCAGCCTCTTCCATCATTGA ATGGATCAAGAAAAAGAAATACAACAGAAATATTTTCTCAGGATTGTTCCAAGGAAAATCAAAATACCCCAAAGGATCATCAA GGTGAAGAATTAATTGTGGTTAAAATTGAAGACATGGATGAAGAAACTACATATATGTTGGGAGAACAGAAGTTTAAGGAAGAGGAAATTCCTGCTGCTATCTACTTAG GGACCAACAGCAATAAGATGACAAAGAGAATACTGAATCTCACCATGAAGATTATCCATCTGCTGACAGGAGAG GATTTTGCAGTAGAGAAGAAGGCATCTGGTGAGTGTCAGACCCCTAGCAGCCATTCCAGTATGTCAGAAGGATGGAGCAGGAGCCAGAGCCCCATTACGATGCCTCCACCTCACTCACTGGTAAATGAGAGAGACAAGCAGAAGGTTCTCAGACTTGCCAACAACATTGTACATCTcctaactggagag GTTCCTGTAAGGTGTAAGGATGTCACTGTCTacttctccatggaggagtgggagtatatagAAGAACGCATGGATCTTTACAAGGAGGTCATGACTGAGACTCATCAACCCCTTACTTTAATGG ATGATTCTAAAGAGAGAAATACACTAGAGAGATGTCCTGGTCTTACTTATTCCCAAGACTGTCTAGAAGATTGTGACGTCCCATTGGATCACCAG gagGGGCGTGACTTTTTTGTTGTTAAAGTTGAAGATCTAGAAGAAAAAAGAATCCAGGTTGTGGGCGATCACCAGTATAAGGAGGAAGGAATTTCTATAGATACTGGCCCAG AACATGAAATGAAATATTCATGTGCTGATTGCGGCAAGTTGTTTACGGATACATtgcatcttgttgaacatcaaaaaAATCACTTGGAGGAGAAGCCGTatatatgttcagaatgtgggaattgTTTTATACTTAGACAAGAGCTTGAGATTCATCAGAGCACTCATAGAGAGGAGATGCCTTTTCCATGTCTGGATTGTGGCCAATGCTTTTATCAGAACTCagatcttgttgaacatcaaagaattcacatagCAGGGAGGCCTTTtttatgctcagaatgtggaataTCTTTTACGAATGAATCGtatcttgttaaacataaaaaaactcaTACAGAGGTGAAGCCCTTTTCATGTTTGGATTGTGGGAAATCATTTACACTTAAACTTTTTCTTGAAAATCATCAAAAAACTCATACTATGGAGAAGTCGTGTTTATGtacagaatgtggtaaatgttttattaAGAAATCAGACCTTGTTGTACATAAGAGATTTCATACAGGGGAAAATCCTTTTTCGtgtccagaatgtggaaaatgtttttcacaGAAATCGGTTCTAGCAAATCATCAGAGATTTCACACAGGCGAAAAGCCATTTTTATGCTTATATTGTAGGAAACCTTTTTTCCAGAAATCAGACCTTGTTAGACATtatagaactcacacaggagagagaccGTTTTCATGTACAGAATGTGGGAAAAGCTTTACCCAGAAATCAGTTCTTGTTCAGCATCagcgaattcacacaggagaaaagccattttcatgtacaaaatgtggaaaatgttttacacacCGGTCAAATTATATGAAACATCTGGTTCTTCACACACGTTAA